In Oligoflexia bacterium, the following are encoded in one genomic region:
- a CDS encoding ABC transporter permease subunit — translation MIRFIARRLVGIVITFFVAISLSFFIVRYAKGSPFTSERALTAEVKQALEERYGFDKPLSVQYVNYMKKVFFEFDLGLSTKYPDRTVNEIIGMSLPKTMLLGMFALFWAILVGMTAGIIGAVKQNTKWDFAAMSLAVVGISLPSFVLGPILALIFALSLLWFPAGGWGTFSHLVLPAITLGTLRAAYIARLSRSGMLEVVRSDFIRTARAKGLKESYIIWKHALKGGVIPVVSYLGPAIANIMVGSVVVEKIFNLPGMGPYFVDAAFNRDYFLVLGVVIVYSAFLLFLNLAVDVAYRLLDPRVEFNG, via the coding sequence ATGATTAGATTTATTGCAAGACGTTTGGTCGGCATTGTTATTACATTTTTTGTGGCAATCAGCTTATCGTTCTTTATAGTGCGTTATGCTAAAGGTTCGCCTTTTACTTCTGAAAGAGCCTTAACCGCAGAAGTTAAGCAGGCTTTAGAAGAACGCTATGGTTTTGATAAGCCTTTAAGTGTTCAATATGTAAACTACATGAAAAAAGTGTTTTTTGAATTTGATCTTGGTTTATCTACAAAATATCCAGACAGAACCGTCAATGAAATTATTGGCATGAGTTTACCAAAAACCATGCTTTTAGGTATGTTTGCCTTGTTTTGGGCTATTTTAGTGGGGATGACGGCCGGAATTATTGGGGCAGTGAAGCAAAATACCAAATGGGATTTTGCTGCCATGTCTTTGGCTGTGGTTGGTATTAGTTTGCCAAGCTTTGTTTTGGGTCCGATTCTGGCATTGATTTTTGCGTTAAGTCTATTGTGGTTTCCTGCTGGTGGTTGGGGAACATTCAGCCATTTAGTTTTACCAGCGATTACATTGGGAACGCTCAGAGCGGCGTACATTGCTCGCTTATCTAGAAGCGGAATGTTAGAGGTTGTTCGTTCTGATTTTATCAGAACAGCGCGGGCAAAAGGTTTAAAAGAGTCCTATATCATTTGGAAGCATGCGCTAAAGGGAGGTGTTATTCCAGTTGTTAGTTATTTAGGGCCTGCCATTGCTAACATTATGGTGGGTAGTGTTGTGGTAGAAAAGATTTTTAATCTACCTGGCATGGGCCCATACTTTGTTGATGCTGCTTTTAACCGGGATTACTTTTTAGTTTTGGGAGTTGTGATTGTTTACTCAGCATTTCTTTTATTTTTAAACTTGGCGGTGGATGTTGCTTACCGTTTATTAGATCCGAGGGTAGAGTTCAATGGCTAA
- a CDS encoding ABC transporter permease, translated as MANTVEKKQEERVIVEGTSLWKDAYRRLKKNKPAMVCLYVVLFLVLLCFLGPWVIDTFFPSYSYRQTDLVLKAQPPSLKHWFGTDFLGRDLFSRVLMGGKISIKIGLIAAIVAAIFGTVYGAISGYASRRVDNLMMRFVDVMYSLPYMFLVIIFITMTDSKSEVLLFAALGLVGWLTTARIVRGQVLGLKNREFVLAAKSVGVSSAGIIFKHLIPNTLGPVIIYFTLTVPTMILQEAFLSFLGLGVQPPKPSLGSLINDGANHMIAFWWELVFPGMFMAILLFCLNFLGDGVRDALDPQMRKD; from the coding sequence ATGGCTAATACAGTAGAAAAAAAACAAGAAGAAAGAGTGATTGTTGAAGGTACATCTTTATGGAAAGATGCCTATAGACGCTTGAAAAAAAATAAACCAGCCATGGTATGTCTTTATGTGGTTTTGTTTTTAGTGCTGCTTTGCTTTTTAGGTCCATGGGTGATTGATACATTTTTCCCAAGCTACAGTTATAGGCAAACAGATCTAGTCCTTAAAGCACAGCCACCATCATTAAAGCATTGGTTTGGAACTGACTTTTTAGGAAGAGATTTGTTTTCTAGGGTTTTGATGGGCGGTAAGATCAGTATCAAAATTGGTTTGATTGCAGCAATTGTGGCAGCCATTTTTGGTACAGTTTATGGAGCTATATCTGGTTATGCTTCACGTAGAGTGGATAACCTTATGATGCGCTTTGTAGATGTGATGTACTCTTTGCCTTACATGTTTTTGGTTATTATTTTTATCACCATGACAGATAGTAAAAGTGAAGTTTTGCTCTTTGCTGCCTTGGGTCTAGTGGGGTGGTTGACTACGGCTAGGATTGTTAGAGGGCAGGTTTTAGGGTTAAAGAACAGAGAGTTTGTATTGGCGGCAAAAAGTGTTGGTGTTAGTTCTGCCGGAATTATTTTTAAACACTTGATTCCTAATACCTTAGGTCCTGTTATTATTTACTTTACCTTGACCGTACCAACCATGATTTTGCAAGAAGCTTTTTTATCTTTTCTAGGTTTGGGGGTCCAACCACCAAAACCAAGTTTGGGTTCATTGATTAATGATGGTGCCAATCACATGATAGCCTTTTGGTGGGAGTTGGTTTTTCCAGGAATGTTTATGGCAATCTTGTTGTTTTGTTTAAACTTTTTAGGTGATGGGGTCAGAGACGCTTTAGATCCTCAAATGAGGAAGGATTAA
- a CDS encoding M3 family metallopeptidase, whose product MENSPINFNLNAEQITQQCEKSLKKLEEALFAIENLRPETVNFENTFVALDQSLGDFADSYLPLIFFNSVSADKTLRDAAFACQQRIDQFYVDLYTREKLYTVLASFKDKISYLNLSAVDKRLVDKTLLAFERSGMKLNQHKRSRYNTLSKVLNELQSQFSKNIAEHSDQAEFTKSELDGLPESFLNQLEKNEDDKYIVTLAYPHYFSVMENAKNAATRKYLQEKFFKRGGEQNVTLFKKALRLRHILAKIMGYENHAAFILEERMAKTPDNVNQFLTDLGQKLQPKLKQELAVLLELKQKDLAQAEHLDDWDWRYYMNQLKKEKYQVDQEIIKEYFPTKTVIKGMFEIYQNLFNVEFNEIEDHSTWHNDAQLFSIREKNNSNILAYFYMDLYPRENKYPHAAAFTLKSGRLLPDGSYNKPVSAIVANFPKPSQDTPSLLPINQVETLFHEFGHIMHQTLTRAPYLTFSGTRVARDFVETPSQVLENWVWDEGMLNKFSGHYKNASETLPKDLLDKILASKLCDTGLHYCRQLMFATVDLNYHTSNGKIDPIQLWSSVQENIFKIAMPEDSLKVAGFGHLMGGYDSAYYGYLWAEVFAADLFTRFEKNGLLDQNTGLDYKKWILEKGGSEDAEILIEGFLQRPSNNNAFIQGLGL is encoded by the coding sequence ATGGAAAATTCACCCATCAATTTCAATTTAAACGCTGAACAAATAACTCAACAATGTGAAAAGAGTCTAAAAAAACTTGAAGAGGCTTTATTTGCTATAGAGAACTTGCGTCCTGAAACAGTCAATTTTGAAAATACTTTTGTTGCCTTAGATCAAAGTCTAGGAGACTTTGCTGACAGCTACCTTCCATTAATTTTTTTCAATAGCGTCTCAGCAGATAAAACATTGAGAGATGCTGCCTTTGCTTGCCAGCAACGCATTGATCAATTTTATGTAGACCTATATACTAGGGAAAAGCTTTATACCGTCTTAGCAAGCTTTAAAGATAAAATATCTTATTTGAATCTCAGTGCAGTTGATAAACGTCTGGTTGATAAAACCCTTCTGGCTTTTGAACGCTCTGGTATGAAACTGAATCAACATAAACGCTCTCGTTACAACACCTTAAGCAAAGTTTTAAACGAATTACAATCACAGTTCAGCAAAAATATAGCCGAGCATTCCGATCAAGCTGAGTTTACAAAAAGTGAACTTGATGGCTTACCTGAGTCTTTCTTAAATCAATTAGAAAAAAACGAGGATGACAAATACATCGTAACATTGGCTTATCCTCACTATTTCTCAGTGATGGAAAACGCCAAAAATGCAGCTACGCGTAAATATTTACAAGAAAAATTCTTCAAACGTGGCGGTGAGCAAAACGTAACTTTATTTAAAAAGGCTTTACGTTTACGCCATATTTTAGCCAAAATCATGGGCTATGAAAACCACGCAGCTTTTATCTTAGAAGAACGCATGGCTAAAACGCCTGACAATGTTAATCAATTTCTCACTGACCTTGGACAAAAATTACAACCAAAACTCAAACAAGAGCTAGCAGTCTTGCTTGAGTTAAAACAAAAAGATTTGGCACAAGCAGAACACTTAGACGACTGGGACTGGCGTTACTACATGAATCAACTCAAAAAAGAAAAATACCAAGTTGACCAAGAAATTATCAAAGAATATTTTCCGACAAAAACTGTCATCAAAGGTATGTTTGAAATCTATCAAAACTTATTCAATGTAGAATTCAATGAAATTGAAGACCATTCTACTTGGCACAACGATGCGCAATTGTTTAGCATTCGTGAAAAAAACAACTCTAACATTCTAGCTTACTTTTACATGGACCTGTACCCTCGTGAAAACAAATATCCGCATGCGGCCGCTTTCACCTTAAAGTCTGGGAGACTTTTACCAGATGGCAGCTACAACAAACCTGTTTCTGCTATTGTGGCCAACTTCCCCAAACCCAGCCAAGACACTCCCTCTTTGCTGCCCATCAATCAAGTAGAAACATTGTTTCATGAATTTGGCCACATCATGCACCAGACCCTTACGCGTGCTCCATACCTTACATTTTCAGGGACAAGAGTAGCCAGAGACTTTGTCGAAACCCCATCACAAGTCTTAGAAAATTGGGTATGGGATGAGGGCATGCTCAACAAGTTCTCAGGCCATTATAAAAATGCTTCTGAAACCTTACCTAAAGATCTTTTAGACAAAATTTTAGCCTCTAAACTGTGTGACACGGGCTTACATTATTGCAGACAACTGATGTTTGCCACTGTTGATTTAAACTACCACACAAGCAATGGTAAGATCGACCCAATTCAACTGTGGAGCTCAGTGCAAGAAAACATTTTTAAGATTGCCATGCCAGAAGATTCACTGAAAGTTGCCGGCTTTGGCCACCTTATGGGCGGCTATGACTCTGCCTATTATGGCTACCTATGGGCAGAAGTTTTTGCTGCCGACTTATTTACCCGTTTTGAAAAAAATGGTCTTCTAGATCAAAATACTGGCCTTGACTATAAAAAATGGATCTTAGAAAAAGGCGGCAGTGAAGATGCTGAAATATTGATTGAAGGCTTTTTACAAAGGCCCTCCAACAATAATGCATTTATTCAAGGCTTGGGATTGTAA
- a CDS encoding peptide ABC transporter substrate-binding protein, producing MQKNILRFALSLGVSLIVSSCISTEKEKFFGTTKPKHAPNVLWINNGSEPQYMDPQKASGAPDGEIVRNMFGRLTEINPKTGKPIADMAERWEISEDGTEFTFYMRKGLQWSDGKPLTAHDVEYSWLRLLDPETASVYASLGFDIVNGDAYNLGAIYIKGAQASVEKIKEGLKGIELGDIKRSKYPEGFMVYPEGDDKDAVRKAILKAVNEDEKLGAAISAEPAAKKHVQVKALDDERFWVKLNGPLPYFLAMIEFYIFAIVPEHVIEKVKARDGDDSLWVRPENIVCNYAYCLEEEAFRQYKIFKKNPLFWDAANVTIDTVKAYSIESANTNIFMYRTGEVDWTGANTDVPLEYIKKLKHQEDFHIDPYLGVYFYGFNVDSKPLDDARVRRALSKAVDRKALSEILGGGEIPYADMVMDGLAGYEALGTPLFEPEEARKLLAEAGFPDGKGFPNLNLVYNTQEKHKQIGQAVQQMWKENLNIEIELVNKEWKVYLDDMTARNYDIIRRGWIGDFIDPYTFLELALSTSGNNRTGWKNAEYDRLIREANIMSDYDKRLEMMREAEKIHAQEMPFMPLFLYTRNHIKKPYLKGFYFDYQGHHHWRYMYIDERYYDGKYHKELPEEDDPLRRSPVWPPSKETQTITLDEIKGIKKTEDDNSNETSKVDA from the coding sequence ATGCAGAAAAATATTTTGCGTTTCGCGCTAAGTTTAGGGGTTAGTTTAATTGTAAGCTCTTGTATTTCTACAGAAAAAGAGAAGTTTTTTGGTACAACAAAGCCAAAACACGCTCCCAATGTTTTGTGGATTAACAATGGTTCAGAACCACAGTATATGGATCCACAAAAAGCTTCCGGTGCACCTGATGGTGAGATCGTTAGAAATATGTTTGGGAGGCTAACGGAAATCAATCCAAAAACCGGTAAACCTATTGCAGATATGGCTGAGCGGTGGGAAATCTCAGAAGATGGAACTGAGTTTACCTTTTATATGCGTAAAGGTTTGCAATGGTCAGATGGTAAGCCCTTAACTGCGCATGATGTTGAATATTCATGGTTGCGTCTTTTGGACCCAGAAACAGCCTCTGTTTATGCCAGTTTGGGTTTTGATATTGTTAATGGTGATGCCTACAACTTGGGGGCAATTTATATTAAAGGTGCTCAGGCCAGTGTTGAAAAAATTAAAGAGGGTCTTAAAGGTATAGAACTTGGTGATATTAAACGTTCTAAATACCCAGAAGGCTTCATGGTCTATCCTGAGGGTGATGATAAAGATGCAGTCAGAAAAGCGATCTTGAAGGCCGTCAACGAAGATGAAAAATTAGGTGCAGCAATTTCTGCTGAGCCAGCTGCAAAAAAACATGTTCAAGTCAAAGCATTAGATGATGAGCGATTTTGGGTAAAACTTAACGGTCCTTTACCGTACTTCTTAGCAATGATTGAGTTTTATATTTTTGCCATTGTTCCTGAACATGTCATTGAAAAAGTTAAAGCGCGTGATGGTGATGATAGTTTGTGGGTTAGACCAGAAAATATTGTCTGTAATTATGCTTATTGTTTAGAGGAGGAAGCTTTTAGACAATATAAAATCTTTAAAAAGAATCCTTTATTCTGGGACGCTGCAAACGTAACAATTGACACGGTTAAGGCCTATTCAATTGAAAGTGCAAATACCAATATCTTTATGTACAGAACCGGTGAGGTTGATTGGACTGGAGCCAATACCGATGTGCCTTTGGAATATATTAAGAAACTTAAACACCAAGAAGATTTTCATATTGATCCTTATTTAGGAGTTTATTTCTATGGTTTTAATGTTGATTCAAAACCTTTAGATGATGCTCGGGTGAGAAGAGCTTTAAGTAAAGCAGTTGATAGAAAAGCCTTGTCTGAGATTTTAGGGGGCGGAGAGATTCCTTATGCAGATATGGTCATGGATGGCTTGGCTGGGTATGAAGCATTGGGGACACCATTGTTTGAGCCAGAAGAAGCCAGAAAGCTATTGGCAGAAGCAGGATTTCCAGATGGTAAAGGCTTTCCAAATTTAAACCTTGTTTACAATACTCAAGAAAAACACAAGCAGATTGGACAAGCTGTTCAGCAAATGTGGAAAGAAAATCTTAACATAGAGATTGAGTTGGTGAACAAAGAATGGAAAGTTTACTTAGATGATATGACTGCAAGAAATTACGATATCATCCGCAGAGGTTGGATTGGTGATTTTATTGATCCTTATACTTTTTTAGAGTTGGCTTTATCTACTTCAGGAAATAATAGAACAGGCTGGAAAAATGCAGAATATGACAGGCTTATTCGTGAAGCAAATATCATGAGTGATTATGATAAGCGTTTGGAAATGATGCGGGAAGCAGAAAAAATTCATGCCCAAGAAATGCCGTTTATGCCCTTGTTTTTGTACACAAGAAATCATATTAAAAAGCCATACTTAAAAGGCTTTTACTTTGATTATCAGGGTCACCATCACTGGAGATACATGTACATTGATGAGCGCTACTATGATGGTAAGTACCATAAAGAATTACCAGAGGAAGATGATCCTTTAAGAAGAAGCCCAGTGTGGCCGCCATCCAAAGAGACTCAAACCATAACTTTAGATGAAATTAAAGGTATTAAAAAAACAGAAGATGACAACTCAAATGAAACAAGTAAGGTGGACGCATGA